AGCTCaaggctcagctcctgccctcgGGGAGCACAAGAAAGCCAAATTTGACCTTCATCCATTCCATGTTCTCCCGCTTCCACCTCTGTGGAAACTTCCCGATCAGCCAGCTACAAAATATCCGGCCGGTGCCAGAGGCCTGGGGCAGGGCCGGGATGCTCTGAACGCTTCAGACAGGCTCCGGAGGTTGCGTTTTTGGGCTTCAAATCCCAAACGAGAGGAGGGGAAGAGATCAGTCTGAAAACCCTTATCTTTAcagtgagaaagagaaaaaacgCGAGGAGTGGAAACAGAGAGGACCAAGAAAGTCACCCTGCGCAGTTCTTTATCCCTTAAACTCGCTTTGGCAGAGAGGGATGCGGGAAGCAGACTCAGGACCTGAGCCCGAGTCCCTGGCTGCCCCGGCAGAAGGCACTGCTGGTTAGGAAGAGGTCGTTCAAGAAAGCCTTTCAGCAATCCCAGTTTCACCTCGAGGAGGAGAGGATACCGAGTAGCTCGAGAGCACACTCTGCCTTTGTTTTTATTCCCTCGCCCCATACCCACTTATGGGGACTTCTTTATTTCGGGGCTCCCGAACAATGGGAAGTCAGCCACCAGACAAGCAACGGTTTGTGCCTAGGTTTGCCTCTCACATTTTGTGACCTAGAGCTACCCTAGGACAAGCAAATCATATGCTTATTTTAAATAGAATATTTCATTCAGGACCTCAAGATTAAGGTATTCCTGTCAGATAAGCTGTCAGTCACTGACTACTTAGACACCACATTGTGGAAGCGTGGTATCCCTGGTAAAGATGATACATATCATGTAAACCCCATCAACAAGATCAAAGTCTTCTTCTTTAATAGGATCCAATACATGTCAAACCTCATTCCAATCAAATCGTCCGTAAATGAATTCAAGATGAATATGTCATAGAATAATGTGACAGTGCAATCACATGGGGTCAGGGGTTGTTGTTTCAATGAGAGAGTCGTCAAATATTAATTCTAGAACCTCCAAATGAATAGGCATTGAGCAGGATtaggcagctgctggtggggtGTTCTGTCACTGATTTGTGTTTATGCAAGTACGTTAAACACtaagctgaaaaaaatacagtctCCTTTGAACTGTAAAAAGGACATATTTTAACTTACTTGACTTTTCCAGGATGTTTCTGTAAAGTcgttttcttttcctcattacAAGGGGAGTCTTGTGCCTCATTTCCTGACTTTGTTCCTGTTTGGGGAGAGAGGTAGAAAGTTAAGAGCAAAACCATTTGTGTGTGATGTGAAATGAGTAAGGCACCTTATACGTTGGTCATCATGgattcaaaaagaaaaggaaaaaaaccccaacccccccccccaaccaacccataaaaccaaaccaatacACAAGTTAGGCAATGAGAGGGGAAGAGAAGCTTTCTCCGAGGGGAAACTGGAGGCTGCCTCCCCAGCAAAGCAGCACATGTTTTATGGAGTCATGAAGTTTCCATGGCtgatttagggggaaaaaaaaaatatgaaaggaCATCTTTTCAGTTCTCCTTTGATCTGACATTCACCTTCTGGCAGGCTATTGTAAGGCAAGTTTTTACCCACTCGGCTATATTGTTTACAGATCCTTCCGTCCCGAAATTAAATTCCGGACTCTCTGCGAGCCTCCAACACAAGTTGTTGTCTCAGCAAGGATTAGTATAGTACCACCCTGGCACTTCTCCCTGCCTATAATTTTCAGCTTGCTCTTTGCTCTTTGCAAGGCAGAGCACTGCCACTGCTACAGGCAGAACTTTGCACAGCTTGCTTTGAGCGGCAGCAATAGCTTTGAGAGCAGATCTGGGGCTGGATGCAGTGTCTGAGTCTGAATTTTTGCAGATATCTTCGAAATGctcaggattttgtttgtttggcttttaatACAGAAAAGCACACGAGAATCTGGAATAATTTACTTACAtgacattattattattattattattatttcgctatattattattattactctcACTACTATTATTATAGGCACTCCAGAGCTAGTAAACAAAAATCTGTGCTAAGACAAACacttaattatattaattatgaAACTTCATCATCCTATCACAGTCATAATCCTTCATAAATAATTTGTTGTCCTCCATATTTTCACTGCTGTGATGAAAATTACTGCCAAAACTTTAGTAATCCCTTAGGAATTTAAATTTCTAGTCAACTTCCATTCATTCTCGCACTTTTCCCAAGTCAGAGCGGCCAACATTGCCCCGCTAGTGAGAGGTTTGCAGGAGTTGTGCTTTATGGTTAGGGTGGGAGGCTGGAGGAGTGCTCAGTTCCCAAGTGTTCGCCAAAACTTGTTGAAactggacaaaaaaaaatctcgcTGCATTTAATATTTCAAATGGTTACCAGATGACAAAAAGGAAGGCAAAACAGTTCTGCGTTTCAGAGTAAATATTGGCTAAAACTCTGGCACGCTTTTCTCATCTGCGCTGCGCCGTCGGCGGAGCAGGACGGTGAGGATGTCCCCTTGCCCAGAGCGTTGGGATGTCGGGCGCGGGTGTGGGGCACCAGTTCCCGCCGGTGTCGCTGGGGCTGCCATGGGACCCTCCCCGCCCGTTCCCTTCCCCGAGCGCTCGCTCCCGCCCCGGGCCGGAGGTGCggccgagcggggccggagccgccgccgagCGGGTCCCGGGCGGGGCTGCGGCCGGAGCGAGTGGGCGGCGGCAGCCCCGGCGTGTGCCCCGCTTGTCACGCAACCTGCGCTGCCCGCGGCCGCGCAGGGCGGAGGGAGCGTCCCCGCGAAGGGCTCGGGGCAGAAATAAAGTTTCTCGTCTCCGGGTGGAGAGAGCCCCGAGAGAAGCTCGGCCAACGGGCTGGACTCCGCGGGGCTGAGGGATCGTGCGTGACAAAGGAGTGGCAGGAAGGGGGGTCGGCGAGAAGCCCTCGCCAGTCCCCGTCGGTCGGCGCTGTGCCGGTGCCCGGGGCTGGCGCACTGAGTTGGGCTCGGGTCAGAGGTCACCAGGGTGTATCGCCCTGGGCAGGGATCTGGGAGCTCTCCCCCTTCCCCGGCCGGTTCCAGAGGCGGTTCGGTCCCTGGGGGCCGGGGGCAGGGTGGCAGCCCCTccgcgggccgggccggagcagcacccagggctccccgggcagcccccCCGGCCGCGCCTGCGGGGGGGCGGGGAGAGCCCGAGGGGGCCGGCCGAGCTCCGGGCTCCGTCCCTCCCGCAGCCGCCTATAAAGCCGGGCTTGAGGTGCCGGGGCGCCGGCTCCCCCGAGGGCCCCCGCGGCACCGGGCGCGGCCGTGGGCGAGGCTCTGGGCGGGGAGCGCGTCCCCCGGGACGCCTCCCCACGGGGCTCGCCATTGTCAGCGCTCGGCCCCCTCCGCACGCCGCCCCGGGTTCCCGGCCCTGCCTGGCGGCCGCAGGACCCTCCCGGTCCCGGTGCTCGCCCGTCCGAAGCGAGCCCGGCCGCAGTCGGGGCGGGGagcgccccagccccgctctgcGCACCCCGCTGCCCTGTTCCGGCGGGCTCCGCCGCTGTGCGCTGCGCGGACCTCCAGGCCCAGCCTCCCTTTGCCTTtagcggggcgggcgcggctcCCGACGCCGTACAGAAGGTGCCGGAGCCCCCTTCGGTGCTTCCCGGGCTCTCGGCCCTCCGCCCGCCCCCGCTGCCGCCGGGACCCTGCCCCACGTGGGCGAGGGGCGACCGAGGCTCTGCCCCCCCGCACCGCACGGTTCCAGCCCTTCCTCCCGGGGGGGCCAAGCCTCCTCCCGACGACCCCCCCCGACGACAGGGAGATCTCGTCCAGCCCTTGGGGCAGGTGGTGGGGGCTAGCCAGCAGCCCGGGCTGCACAGGCACCCCCTACACCCAGGCACTTACCCCTGCGACCTGTTGAAGGTTTCCCCTCATTTCTGAACTGGCGAAAATAAAAGTGGgggtggaggggaagggaaaagaaagaaagaatgaaagaagaaaacaataaCCCCCCCCCCTAAGAACCCACCACCTCTTTGGCGCTTGCATCGTGGCGGTCAtccttcatttcttcttttcttgctttctggAAGCAGTTAGGGAATGTATGATGAAGCAGAAATGAGCCGTCAGGATGATATTTTAATGGCTTATATGTCACGTTGGTGCATGTGGCTTTGAACTGGAGCAGCTTTCGTTTCCTGCAGAGAGCGCACCGCAAATCCCACTTGATAACTTCTACAAcccacaacattttttttttttacattcacTCTTACACTGTATATTTAGATACGCTTCCTAAAAATACCTTCTCGTCTGCCTTCTCGTACATTTTGCACCGACCTGGAATGATCACTGGTTTCCCCTTGCACTGGGAGGCAGGCTAGCACTGAACTACCCAACTTTGTAGCTCTCCGAATGCCATCGCCCAGCGCACTTCACAATAAGGCTGAGAACTCTGTCCTTCGCTTAATTTTAGCACCAAATACAGAAAGTAGAGCAACACCCGCCTTAAGACTGTGTCCACACCCAGGCGCTCCCTAGAGCGGGTATACCTGTTGCTCTGAGCTACTGCAATTCCATCAAATAGATTCCGCAGAATAAATGCAAACGTGTAGATTCAGCTCACCattattctaaaataaaaaaccccaaaacccaccaaacccTGTAAAGCCTCCCGAGATCCAAGGAAAATTACATAATAGATCTGCTTTGAAAGCTATCTCCTGCACCGAGCACAGGCACATTGCGTCTGCAGATAAACTGCGGCGAAACATTCCGTCAAGGCGTATCAAAGTTTATTTATTGTCGTtgatgtttgtttgtttgttttctagcCGCAATGGGCATTTTATACCTCTCAAAAGGAGGCAGTTCTCGCCCGAGAAGGGTTCTCGCAGCAGCGCTGCCGGTCCGACTCCCCAGTACCTGCGCTGCGGATTGCTTACCAGCGGCTATAATTAGAGAGGACGAGTTTAAAGTTTCTTTGTTTGGAACTAGGAATTGGAGGGGCTCGGATTGAGCTGCGAAGGAGGCAAGTGAAGGGCTGAACAAAGGCGAAATGTATGGAGTCTGACTCTTAGCGAGCTTTTGGTGTTTTCGTTACTAGAAAATAATTAGAGCTAATGAATATGCAGGCGAGcgagtaaataaataatttgccAGTTTTATATCTGTACGCACATGGGCACATACGTAAGTGTAtctatacatacacacacaaagaCGTCtatattttaaagtttcttgagatatttttttaaagagccGAAGCATCGTTTAAAATATGGTACAAATGTTGCCTAGCTTAATTGATGAAGCCACTAaggttttctgcttttaaatacCATACTTATACATTTCAACAATCATTTTAATATATAGTCAATGGCTCTTTGTAGCGGGAACAAAAAAGAACTATCCACAGTTTTTCAATAGACTTTGAGCTGGGGAAAGACAGGTTAATCGAGGGTTGCATCTAGAAAACAACCAAGTGTTGTATGTTTGCACTGAATCCAAATGTCTGCATTTTTCTAACTAAATCAAAGGGAgtgttatttctttttctgctcaCTCATCTGAAGGTAAGTAAATTTTCTCTGGCGATCAAAAGCCTGGTCAGCAACAAAGACACCGCCTGCTTTTTCCACCGTCCTGGTGTGGCAAGTTGAGGAATTTCAATAACTGTGACAAGGGTGACTGATTTGTGAACTAGAAAAGGTTTGAATGTCAGAAAATTTACATTGCTCCTATCGAGgacttaaaataaatttccttcctccccccccccccaaaaaaaaaaaaaaaaaaaagaaagagagagagagaaaagtaacCGTGAGTTACATGCAGTAGGAGGAGAAATAATGTAGGTTTGGAAAATTTACAGTTTTACCTGAATGAGAGAGACTCCGTAAAAGAGAGAGCAAGCGACAGCGAGAGAAAATGAGAGcgagagagaaaagagaaggaaagtaacaaaaaaaaggaggcgagacaacaacaacaaaattagAAAGTTAAGAGTGCTCACCCACCTGCGTTTTGATGGGTGCAGAAAACAAGATTTATTTCAGAAACCTGATGGAGGGATAGAGTCAGCTACACAGAGAAATCACGCCTGGTGTTTAAAAATTAGATCAAGAGCACCCAGCACCTACTCTCGGAGagcttcagttttaaataagaAGAAAGCACTTTCAAAAGACGCGAATCCCTATAGGGCTTCTCTTTCCAAAGCCTAAAAAGTTGCTCAGTGATCTTAAAAATTCAGGATCACCACGAAATCATCATAACCATCATTATCAGAGTGCTggagacagagggacagacagagggagaGCGGGGGACAAAATAACCCTaataatagttttttttttttttttccccttagcgtacacacacacacaaaaagatgCGCTGGAAATATTTTCGtgggggcaaaaaaaaaaaaaaaaaaaaaaaaaaaaaaagcaaaagcaaaaaaaaaaaaaaaaaaagaaaaaaaaaagaggtttatatatattaaaaaaaaaaaagttggggCTGCCGCAGCCCCGTTTGTCAGAGCGGTGTCAGGGCGCCACAATACCTGCGATGGATGGGGCGGCGCGGCCAATCAgcgggcgcgggcggcggggccgggggcagcgACGCGGGGAAGGGGGAGCCGGGCCCGGCCAATGCGCGCCCACGTCCGCCCGCACGGCGCTCCGCCCCCGGCTCCCATTCATCAAGGGGGGGGACGGTGTCGTCTTTTCAATTCATTTATCTGCAGGAATGATTGCCGCTATCAGTCTCGCGTTCACCGCCCGGCTGAGGAGGTGAAAGTTTCTCCCCAGGAAGATAAACCGCAAAAGACAATATTGTGCATGATTTGCGCCTTTTTTTTGCGGagcgaaaaaaaaaaaaaaaaaaaggccccccgaaaaaaaaaaaatcgggTGAGTGTGGGGAAGCTCgaagaggagagagaaacaATCTCTCTGCCACTTTGCAACATTCCTATAgccaaaaaaatcactgaaggaagtttcttttttgttttggttttttttttaatttttttttttttttgctgcctgTGTTGAACTCTCGCCGTTATTGTTATTTGCAGCCAGTTTATTTTTGAGCTCACCCAACCCCCCCCCTCTCCACTTAAACCTCCCTGAAAAGTCAAATCAGAGAGACAGTGAATATTTTTGGGGCAcgtttttattattattattatttgcaaCTGCGAAGATCTCTTCCCCCCTTCCGCaccagcctttttttttttttccttttttttttccttccccctgcGCTGATGCCGAAGGGGGTGTTTTTGATGTGGTTGCTTTGGTGGTGATCGTCGCTGACTTTCCAAAGAGGGTGTTttcgccgccgccgctgctgctgctgcttctctccgCGTTGTGTGTGTGCGCGCgtgctttttttttggttgctgcATCGACGCTGGGAAGATGCTTCTGGATGCTGGACCGCAGTATCCCGCCATAGGAGTCACTACCTTCGGATCCTCTCGCCACCACTCCACGGCCGATGTCGCGGACAGAGAAGTGGGGCTGGGGATCAACCCCTTCGCCGACGGCATGGGCGCCTTCAAAATCAACCCCAGCACCCACGAGCTGGCCTCGGCCGGCCAGACCGCCTTCACCTCGCAGGCGCCCGGCTACGCGGCGGCGGCCCTGGGGCACCACCACCACCCGACCCATGTCAGCTCCTATTCCAGCGCCGCCTTCAACTCCACCCGGGACTTTCTGTTCCGCAACCGCGGCTTcggggaggcggcggccgccagcgcccagcacagcctcttcGCCTCCGCCGCCGGCAGCTTCGCCGGACCCCACGGACACACAGATGCCGCGGGACATATACTTTTCCCGGGGCTGCACGAACAAGCCACCAGCCACGCTTCGCCCAACGTGGTGAACGGGCAGATGCGCCTGGGCTTCTCCGGAGACATGTACGGCAGACCCGACCAGTACGGCCAGGTCACTAGCCCCCGCTCCGAGCACTACGCCTCGACCCAGCTGCACGGCTACGGCCACATGAACATGAACATGGCAGCCCACCACGGGGCAGGGGCCTTCTTTCGTTACATGAGGCAGCCCATCAAACAGGAACTCATCTGTAAGTGGATTGAGCCCGAGCAATTGTCAAACCCCAAAAAGTCCTGCAACAAAACTTTCAGCACGATGCACGAGCTGGTGACTCATGTCACGGTGGAGCACGTTGGAGGACCCGAGCAGTCCAATCACATATGTTTCTGGGAAGAGTGTCCGAGAGAAGGGAAACCTTTCAAGGCCAAATATAAACTTGTAAATCACATCAGAGTCCACACAGGTGAAAAACCTTTCCCCTGCCCTTTCCCAGGCTGTGGCAAAGTGTTTGCCAGATCAGAGAATCTCAAAATACACAAAAGAACTCATACAGGTACGGTAACCTTCTCTGTCGCTTTTCTCTGTGCGAGTGGAAGCGCCGAGCGCCGGGGCCGGAGCGGGACGCGGGGCCGTGCCGGAGGGGTTGGGGGCCGGCTCGGCCGAGCCTCGCACGGGAAAGAGGGGGTTCGGTCCAGGGACCGCTGCTTTTTATCCGGGAGAGGCCGGCTCGGAGCTCCGCTGCAAAACGAGCTCGGTCACAGCCACGCCAGCAGCggcaacaaaaagaaaatgatcCCTGCCGAGGCAGAGGGGGAGGACGGCAGGGTTTGCTGCTGGGATTGTTAGGGCGgagggggtggggtgggggaaTCGCAGCAACCTGTCCTGTTTAAATTTATAggttttaattaattattgTTCGGCAGTTTTGGCTCTGGCACGATGAGAAATTGTGCTAAATGTTGTAGGCAGCTCATTCGTCTCCTCTCTGCAATTCAGGGCTTGGTAAATATTTAATTCCGTTGAGCGATATTAAACAAACCGAGCCCGGCGCGTTAGTGTGTTATTGTTGTGCGGAGGGGAGGCGCCGGTATTCCTGAGAACTTTTTCCTTCGTGGGAGGTGGGAATGCACCAGCCTCTGGCCGGGAGAGCGATCTCCCCTCGCTCCCACCCCCGAACGCTGAAAGGCAGAGCCGCTTTCCCCAGCGCTTTTGCCGAGGGTTTGTGGAGCTGCCCTCTCGCTGATTTCCCGGACAGGATAAATTTCaataatgcaaaaaaatatgggggagggagctgaggggggtgagagagtaaaataTTACGAGAACGAGCTGTAAAATCGGAAACCAGCCGCTGAGGATCGTGTGTAATATCCCACCACGCCTGCTCTCTCGCTCGGAGCGTTGTGAAGAGGGAGAGGAGCCCGGGACTGGGATTGAAAGGAAATTCGCCCCTCCAAAGGAAAAGGGcgaaaaaaaaaagttatttagctgctctgctctccgAAACGAGCGCTTTGCGGGAGCCGGAGGTCCGGAAAGGATAGAGATTAGAAGCAAGGTTTTGGGATTCGAGCCGCGCTGAAGTTAGAAAGTTGCGAGTGTTTGAAATGGAGCCCTGGGCTCCGTCCGGCGGTGCGGTGACAATGAGCGATCCAGCCGGCCCTGCTTAATCAGAtccctttccccccctcccccttccctctgcaATAGGTGAAAAACCATTTAAGTGTGAGTTCGAGGGCTGTGACAGGCGCTTTGCAAACAGCAGCGACCGCAAAAAGCACATGCATGTGCACACTTCCGACAAGCCCTATCTCTGCAAAATGTGCGACAAGTCCTACACGCACCCCAGCTCCCTCCGAAAGCACATGAAGGTAAATGGAGGCGCCTGGCCTGCCCGGGCGGAGGGCGGCGGGGCCGTGCCTGCGGGCGGAGCGCGGCCCGGGGCCGGCGGGCAGCGGGGCCCCGGCTCGGGCCCGCCGGGCCGCGCTcagcccgggcccggccccgccgcggggcCTGCGCTCGGGGCCGGGAGGGCAGGGAGGCGGCGGCAGGAGCGGCCGGGGGGCCTGGCccggcgggcagggccggggctgcagccggGGAGCCCCGCAGGAGAGCCCGAGCCCGGGGCCCGCCGCCGGCTCCCCGGGGCCGGCGCGTCCCCAGGCCGAGGCCTCCGTCCGCCGCCGCTTCTATCTCTGCCCGGGTTTTCTTTTGCAGGTCCATGAATCATCCTCGCAGGGGTCCCAGCCTTCTCCCGCCGCCAGCTCAGGCTACGAGTCCTCCACCCCTCCAACCATCGTGTCTCCATCCACAGAAAACCAGACTGCCAGCTCCTTATCCCCTTCCTCCTCCGCAGTCCATCACACGTCCAGCCACAGCACGCTTACATCAAATTTTAACGAATGGTACGTCTAAAAcgctaaaacaaaacaacaacaacaacaaaacacaaaccgaaacaaaaaaaaaaaaaaagccccaagcGAGCAAACAAATACTCTATTTAAAGACTCCAAAATAATGGACACTCTGAAATCAAAATTTAAAtgagcaaacaaaaataaaatgctgccAGTAGACCCAGGACTGAGTAAAATGAAGactcaattttaaaaaatatttttcttttttttgtcctccattatttctctctctgtctctttttttaaaaatttttcctttattttttttttttaattttttt
The nucleotide sequence above comes from Ammospiza caudacuta isolate bAmmCau1 chromosome 11, bAmmCau1.pri, whole genome shotgun sequence. Encoded proteins:
- the LOC131562364 gene encoding zinc finger protein ZIC 1 isoform X2, producing the protein MLLDAGPQYPAIGVTTFGSSRHHSTADVADREVGLGINPFADGMGAFKINPSTHELASAGQTAFTSQAPGYAAAALGHHHHPTHVSSYSSAAFNSTRDFLFRNRGFGEAAAASAQHSLFASAAGSFAGPHGHTDAAGHILFPGLHEQATSHASPNVVNGQMRLGFSGDMYGRPDQYGQVTSPRSEHYASTQLHGYGHMNMNMAAHHGAGAFFRYMRQPIKQELICKWIEPEQLSNPKKSCNKTFSTMHELVTHVTVEHVGGPEQSNHICFWEECPREGKPFKAKYKLVNHIRVHTGEKPFPCPFPGCGKVFARSENLKIHKRTHTGEKPFKCEFEGCDRRFANSSDRKKHMHVHTSDKPYLCKMCDKSYTHPSSLRKHMKGSQPSPAASSGYESSTPPTIVSPSTENQTASSLSPSSSAVHHTSSHSTLTSNFNEWYV
- the LOC131562364 gene encoding zinc finger protein ZIC 1 isoform X1 encodes the protein MLLDAGPQYPAIGVTTFGSSRHHSTADVADREVGLGINPFADGMGAFKINPSTHELASAGQTAFTSQAPGYAAAALGHHHHPTHVSSYSSAAFNSTRDFLFRNRGFGEAAAASAQHSLFASAAGSFAGPHGHTDAAGHILFPGLHEQATSHASPNVVNGQMRLGFSGDMYGRPDQYGQVTSPRSEHYASTQLHGYGHMNMNMAAHHGAGAFFRYMRQPIKQELICKWIEPEQLSNPKKSCNKTFSTMHELVTHVTVEHVGGPEQSNHICFWEECPREGKPFKAKYKLVNHIRVHTGEKPFPCPFPGCGKVFARSENLKIHKRTHTGEKPFKCEFEGCDRRFANSSDRKKHMHVHTSDKPYLCKMCDKSYTHPSSLRKHMKVHESSSQGSQPSPAASSGYESSTPPTIVSPSTENQTASSLSPSSSAVHHTSSHSTLTSNFNEWYV